In the Flavobacterium sp. 90 genome, GGGAGATGCCGTTTCCATCAGGGCTAGGGCATCAGTTTTCAATTGAAACATTGTTTTATAAAAGGAAAAAATCTCCTTTAATTAATACGTTTGTTCTTCAATTGATTTAGTAATGTTGCTTTTGACCTTTCCGGTATGTTCAGTAGTTTTCGATTCAATTAGCATTATAGAACATTCCTCAATCGATGAAACCCTGTGATTGATGCCTTTTTTTACAACAAACAAATCACCTTTTCTCATCATGAAAGAGGGTTCGTTTTCAATTTCCATTAAAAGTTCACCATCTATAATGTAAAATAATTCGTCTTCATTCTCGTGATTATGCCACGGAACTTCCTGACCTTTTATTTTCGCTACTTTAATATATTGATCGTTTACTTCATCAATTATTTTAGGCGAAAAATATTGGTCTACACCAGTTAACTTCTCTTTTAGATTCATAGATTTTTATCTTAGTCTTGCCAAAATCAAACGCTTTGATAAAAAGGGCGTACTAAATTAGTGCTTTTTTCGAGAATTGTTACAGAAATGGAGATTTATTAATTTAAATGTAACGTTTAAAATAGGATCATTCTTGTGTTCTTATTCATTATCAATAGATTGGAGTATGTAATGAATTGTATTATTTTTGAATAGGATAATTAGTCACTTTATGTTTTTCGAATATTCTTATTTCTTAGTTGAAATATATAAAATCAGTGTATCTATTTATGTTATGTTTTATTTTAAATTTTTGTAATTCTGTATAATCCAATAATCGTATAATTATATTTTCATCTTTAATTCTCTTAGAGAGATATAATTTTGGTAAAATGATTTTTTCAAAATAATCCCATAAAAAATTGAATTCTTTAGGAGCATCAATGTAAAAAAGATGTTTATGAGTTACGTCTTGAAAAGTGAATGATATATAATTTTCAATTCCTTGATATTTACCATCTTCATCTTTCCATTTACCTTTAAATGCGATTATGTTTATTTGGATATTTTCTAAGTCATTCCAATTGTATAAAAGAGATTCTTCGTCTTCCCAAATTTCTACTTCATTCTCACTAAAACATATGAATTTATTTTTTTGAATTATTTTTAAGGTTGTGAATTTATAATCTGTAAAATGATTAAATGTCAACATTCCTAAAAAACCAAACGGTAGACTTAAGCAATAGAATCCTTGTGCAGTGAAAACACCATAAGAAAAAGGGATAAAGATAAAAGCAATTAAAGACAAGCTTAAATACCGTTCTAATTTTGTTGGATTTGGATGAATTACAAGTGGAAACGTTAATTTATCGGTCATTAATAAATCTGTTTTTTATTTCTTCATTTTTATACGCTTCAAATCTTTGTCAAAGTTTTTAAACTTTGACAAAGATATCATGATTTTAATTCTCCAATTCCTTTTTCAAGAACTTAGCCGTATAGCTTTTTTTACTTTTTGCTACTTCTTCCGGAGTTCCTTTGGCGATCAATTGTCCTCCGCCTTTTCCTCCTTCAGGACCAATATCTATGATATAATCGGCAAGTTTAATTACGTCCATATTATGTTCGATGACAAGGATTGTATTTCCTTTATCGACTAATTTATTGATAACATCCATTAAAACACGAATGTCTTCAAAATGCAGTCCCGTTGTAGGTTCATCCAG is a window encoding:
- a CDS encoding cupin domain-containing protein; translation: MNLKEKLTGVDQYFSPKIIDEVNDQYIKVAKIKGQEVPWHNHENEDELFYIIDGELLMEIENEPSFMMRKGDLFVVKKGINHRVSSIEECSIMLIESKTTEHTGKVKSNITKSIEEQTY